The window GGTATTGTTCGTCACCATCGAGATGCGGCACGCGCCGTTCTTCGGCTGGATCAAGGATTTGTCCTCGCCCGACCCGACCAACATCTTCAACCTGTTCGGGCTCTTGCATTTCGATCCGACGCAGGTGCCGCTATTCGGGCATTACCTGGCGCTCGGCGTCTGGCCGATCATCATGGGCATCACGATGTGGTTCCAGATGAAGCTCAATCCGACGCCGCCGGATCCGACCCAGAAGATGATCTTCGACTGGATGCCGTTGATCTTCACCTTCATGCTGGCGGGTTTCCCGGCGGGGCTTGTGATCTATTGGGCCTGGAACAACCTGCTGTCGGTGCTGCAGCAGAGCTTCATCATGCGCCGCAACGGCGTGAAGGTTGAATTGTTCGACAATATCAGGGGCACGTTCGCCTCGAAAAAGGCGACGTAGCCGGCCTCGCGTAAGGGGCGCATCGGTCTCTAATCCGTCATGCCCGGCCTTGTGCCGGGCATCCACGTCTTTAGAAGTTGCGAAAAGAAAAGACATGGATGACCGGGCATAGGCGAGCGGAAGCGACGCCGTCCTTCGGACGGCTATGCCCGGCCATGACGATGGATAGAAAGCCCTTCGCATGACCGCTGATCTCGACGCTGACCTGATCGAGCAGGGGCGAAAACTGTTCGCGGGCGACTGGCAATTCTTCTGGGCCGCGCCCTCGATCGAGACGCTGCCCGCGATGGCCGGCATCGAGGTGGCGTTTGCCGGCCGTTCCAATGTCGGCAAATCCTCGCTGATCAACGCGCTGACCGGCCGCAATGCGTTGGCGCGCACCTCGCATACGCCGGGCCGCACCCAGGAACTGATCTTCTTCGAAGGGCCCGAAAATGCCGGCTTCCGCCTGGTCGATATGCCCGGCTACGGCTACGCCCAAGCCCCGAAAGCAAAGGTCGCCTCCTGGACTGCGCTGATCCACCAATTCCTGCAGGGGCGTAGCAATCTGGCGCGGGTCTATGTGCTGATCGACGCCCGGCATGGCCTCAAAGACGTCGATCTCGACGTCCTGAACACGCTCGACAAAGCGGCGGTGAGCTATCAGGTCGTATTGACAAAAGCCGATCAGGTGAAGGCCTCTGAACTTGACCAAACCGTCGCCGCCACCGCGGCCGCGCTGACAAAACACCCGGCCGCCTTTCCGGAAATCCTCGTGACATCCTCGCGCACCGGCGCCGGGATGCCGCAATTGCGCGCGGCCATGGTGCGGCTGATCGGGGAGCGCAGCTGATGGGGTTTCGTCTGTTTCGCATTCTGATCATTCTGGCCGGCGTGATGGGCGCCGACGGCGTCATCCTGGCGGCGGCCGCTGCGCATCAGGCGGACGCAACCCGGCTTGCGGGGGCATCATCGATGCTGCTGTTTCATGCACCCGCCGTGCTCGCGGCGGTGGCGCTGGTCGAGCGGGGCATTATTCATGGCCGGATCGGAATCATCGCCGCATGGGGCTTTGTCATCGCGACCGCGCTGTTCGCGGGCGACCTGACCTTGCGGCAATATGCCGGCCACAGCCTTTTTCCGATGGCTGCCCCGGCCGGCGGGACGCTTCTGATCGTGAGCTGGCTCGGACTTGCGGTAGCGGCGGCCTGGCCGCGGCAGCGATAACGACGCCGCCACTTTGCGCGGTGCCCGCCAATCAGCTAGAAACCGGCCCACCCCGCCCCGTGTGAGACCCGCTTCATGACCGACGCGCCCGATATCAGTCCGCTCGACCAGGCCCGCATCCTGTCGGAAGCGCTGCCGCACATGCAGCAATATGACGAGGAAACCATCGTCATCAAATATGGCGGCCATGCCATGGGCGCCGAAGAAACCGCGAAGGCGTTCGCCCGCGACATCGTTCTTCTGGAACAGACCGCCATCAATCCGGTGGTGGTGCATGGCGGCGGGCCGCAGATCGCGACCATGCTGAAACGCCTCGGCATCCAGTCGGAATTCGCCGCAGGCTTGCGCATCACCGATGCGGCGACCATCGAGATCGTCGAAATGGTGCTGGCGGGCTCGATCAACAAGCAACTGGTCGGCTATATCAACGAGGCCGGCGGCAAGGCGGTCGGCCTGTGCGGCAAGGACGGCAACATGGTGAGCGCGGTCAAGGCGACGCGCACCATGGTCGATCCGGACTCGCATATCGAGAAGGTGGTCGATCTCGGCTTTGTCGGCGAGCCCGAAAAGGTCGATTTGACGCTGCTGAACCAGCTGATCGGCTATGAACTGATCCCGGTGCTGGCGCCGCTGGCGACCTCGCGCACCGGGCAAACTTTTAATGTCAACGCCGACACCTTTGCCGGCGCGGTCGCTGGCGCGCTCAAGGCAAAAAGGCTGTTGCTGTTGACGGACGTTCCCGGCGTGCTCGACAAATCCAAGAAGCTGATCCCGGAACTATCGGTCAAAGACGCGCGAAAACTGATCGCCGACGGCACCATTTCCGGCGGCATGATTCCCAAGGTCGAGACCTGCATCTACGCGCTCGAGCAGGGGGTCGAGGGCGTCGTCATCATCGACGGCAAGATGCAGCACGCGGTGCTGCTCGAATTGTTCACGAATCAAGGCACCGGCACGCTGATCCACAAGTGATGAGGTATGACCATCCATCGTCATGGCCGGGCTCGTCCCGGCCATCCACGTCTTTCCAGCCGCAAGCGCGCAAGGAAGACGTGGATGCCCGGGACAAGCCCGGGCATGACGGTCTGAGAATCATGAAGTCCGTCTCAACCGCCCTGCTCGCCTTGCCCGCCGCGCTGATCTCCCTCTTCATCTCCTCCGAACCGGCCTATGCCGACCTAAAACTCTGCAACCGCATGAGCTATGTGGTCGAGGTCGCGATCGGCATCGACGACAAGGCCGCAACCGCAACGCGTGGATGGTTTCGCATCGATCCCGCCGCCTGCCGTGTCGTCGCGCAGGGCACGCTGACCGCCGACCGCATCCTGCTCCATGCCCGCGCGCTCGGTGTCTACGGCTCCTCGCCGATCCCGCAAAATGGCGGCGACACGCTGTGCATCGCGCCCGATAATTTTGTCATTGCCGCCGCCCGCCAATGCCGCAGCGGGCAGAGCCCGGCGCCGTTTACGCAAGTCAATCCGACGAAGGCCGATGACGGCAATCTGGTCGCCTATCTCGCCGAGGACAGCGAATATGACGACGACCAGGCGAGGCTCGCCGGCATCCAGCGCCTTCTGGTGATCGCAGGTTTCGACGCGGCGCCGATCGATGGCGTCGACGGTCCGAAGACGCAAGGGGCACTGGCGGCATTCCTGAAAAGCCGCGGGATGACGCCCGATATCGTGCAGACGCCGAATTTTTTCTCCATGATGATCGACGCGGTGCAATCGCCCTCGTCCACCGGGCTTACCTGGTGCAACGACACCCCGCACAAGATCATGGCGGCGGTTGCGACCGACGACGGCAAGGCCGTGACCAGCCGCGGCTGGTACCGGATCGATCCCGGCAAATGCCTGCATCCTGACGTCACCGGTCCGCCGAAGCAGATTTTTTCCTTCGCTGAAGCGGTCGATGCCGAAAACCGCACCATCAAACTCAAGGACAGAGCGCTGAGCTGGGGCGGCGCCAGGGAGCTTTGCACCCGCGAGAGCAAGTTCGAAACCACCGAACAGGGCGACTGCGGCACCCGCGGCTTTGCCGCCACCGGCTTTGCCGCCGTCGACTTGTCAAGCGGCGGCAAGACGCTGCGCTTTGCGCTGCCGTGATGAATTGCAAAATTAGGCATCAACACTCTTTTTGTCGTCATCACCCGCGAAAGCGGGTGATCCAGTACTCCGCGGCCTCTGCCGTTTCTCTCGACCGCCGCGGCGTACTGGATGCCCGCCTGCGCGGGCATGACAGCGAGTAATATAATGAAGACCACCCGCGCCTTCGGCCACATCGACACCTGGGTGTTCGATCTCGACAACACGCTTTATCCGCATCACGTCAATCTGTGGCAGCAGGTCGATGCTCGGATCGGCGAGTTCGTCCGCGGCTGGCTGAATGTTTCGCCAGAGGAAGCGCGGCGAATCCAAAAGGATTATTACCTGCGCTACGGCACCACCATGCGCGGCATGATGACCGAGCACGGCGTGCGCGCCGACGACTATCTGGCCTACGTGCACGGGATCGATCATTCGCCGCTCGAGCCCAATCCCGCGATGGGGGCTGCGATCGCAAAACTTCCCGGGCGCAAATTGATCCTGACCAACGGCTCGACCGACCATGTCGACAAGGTGTTGGCGCGGCTCGGCCTCGCCACGCATTTCGACGCGGTGTTCGACATCATCGCCGCCGAACTCGAACCAAAACCGGCGCCGCAGACCTACCAGAAATTCTTGGATACGCATCAGGTCGATCCCTTGCGATCGGCGATGTTCGAAGATCTGGCGCGCAACCTCGTGGTCCCGCACCAGCTCGGCATGACCACGGTTTTGGTGGTGCCCGACGGCTCCAAGGAAGTCGTGCGCGAGGACTGGGAGCTGGAGGGCCGCGACGCCGCTTATGTCGATCATGTCACGGACGATCTGACGGGGTTTTTGGCGGGGCTTGGGGCGGGGTAGGGGCACGCTTGCGCCGCGACCTCTAGCCGTCATACCCCGCGAAAGCGGGGTATCCAGTACGCCGCAGCCTCTGAAGTAATCGTCAGGCTTCACGGAGTACTGGATCACCCGCCTTCGCGGGTGATGACAGCCTGATACGAGGCGCCAGCGCCTTGACTCCTTGGCCCCAAATCCCGACAAAGCCTCCCGCCCAACTAAAATCGCCTTGAGGAAATCCCGATGTCGCTGACCGCCCTGGAATCCGCCATCAACACCGCGTTCGAGGCCCGCGACGGCATCTCGACCGCAACCAAGGGGGAGGTCCGCGAGGCGGTGGATCACGCGCTCGAATTGCTCGACAAGGGCGAGGCGCGGGTCGCCGAGCGCGAGGCCAGCGGCAAGTGGAAAGTCCATCAGTGGCTGAAGAAGGCGGTGCTGCTGTCGTTTCGATTGAACGACATGAGCGCGATTTCCGGCGGCCCCGGCAAGGCGTCGTGGTGGGACAAGGTGCCGTCGAAATTCGAGGGCTGGGGCGAGAACCGGTTTCGCGATGCCGGTTTTCGCGCGGTGCCGGGCGCGATCGTGCGCCGCTCGGCCTTCATCGCCAAGAACGTCGTCTTGATGCCGTCCTTTGTCAATCTCGGCGCCTATGTCGATGAATCGACCATGATCGACACCTGGTCGACGGTCGGCTCCTGCGCCCAGATCGGCAAGCGCGTGCATATTTCCGGCGGCGTCGGCATCGGCGGCGTGCTGGAGCCATTGCAGGCCGAACCCGTGATCGTCGAGGACGATTGCTTTATCGGCGCGCGATCGGAAGTCGCCGAAGGCGTCATCGTGCGCAAGGGCGCGGTGCTGGCGATGGGCGTGTTCCTCGGCGCGTCGACGAAAATCGTCGACCGCGATACCGGCGAGACCTTTGTAGGCGAGGTACCGGAATATGCCGTGGTGGTGCCGGGGAATTTGCCGGCCCGACCGCTGAAGAACGGCCAACCCGGCCCCTCCACCGCCTGCGCCGTGATCGTCAAGCGGGTCGACGAGCGTACCCGCGCCAAGACCAGCATTAACGAGCTGTTGCGGGACTAATCTATGATTCTCCCTCGCCCCGCTTGCGGGGAGAGGGTTGGGGTGAGGGGGACTCTCCGCGCACTCGGAGCCGCGGAGAGTCCCCCTCACCCGGATTGCTTCGCAATCCGACCTCTCCCCGCAAGCGGGGCGAGGTGAACCCGCAGCCGTTTCAGACGACCAATATTCCGTACCGCGATCCGTTCTCGCGGGTCCGGAGGTCGCGATGGACTACGTCTGGTTACTTTTCAGCTTTAAGGGCCGCATCAACCGCGCCAGATACCTCCTCGTGCAGGGGGCTCTGCTCACTTTCTGGTTCATGCTTTTCGTCAAGCTTTCGATTTACTTTTCACCGCAATGGCAGGCCTTGCATTTCGACTGGGTCGTCGCAATCACGATGATCTGGATCAACGCAGCCACGACGGCCAAGCGGCTTCACGATCGAAACAGGAGCGGTTGGTGGGCAGTTGCAATTTTTATCCTTAATCGCCTCTCCTATGTTTACTATGGTCTTTTTTTCGGACTCGCCTTCGGCGTTGATATTTCGACCGCCGAGGAATTGCTGCTCGTAATGCTTGCTGTTGCCATGTCCCTTTTGCAAACCTGGGTTATCATCGAGTTGGTTTTCATGATTGGAACTGACGGACCCAACCGGTTCGGGCCTGATCCGACGCGTGCTGCTCCCAATCTTCCCACGGATTCGCACCCGGAGCCGGATCGCGTTCCGGATTTTCTGGTGCGCCGCGCTAGCCTATCCGCCAGGTAGTTACCGCACATTTAGTGAGCTTTTGCGGTACTAACTCGAACCTGTGGCTCCCTGGCACGACCAATCTAGGGCGGCTTTTATCGGCCGTCCGGAGGCTGAGCCGTGGACAATAGCTACACCAGCAACGCGTTTCTGTTCAGTTTCCAGGGCCGCATCAACCGCGCCAAATACTGGTATGCGATCTTTGCCAGCTCGGTCGCCTGCCTGGTGTTCATGTCGATCCTGGCGTTCGCCATCGGCGGCATCACCGGTGCCGGCGTCACGTCGGTCAATCTCTATTTTCTCGACTGGCTCCGCGATTTCCCTTCGTTCCCTTTCACCGTCAGCTTTCGTGATGCTGCTCCCTTGCCGGCCGTGGTTTTGTTCTATGCCATGGGAGCTCCGATCTTCGTCGTCGGCATGTGGTTTTTGGCGGCCGCCACAATCAAGCGGCTGCACGACCGCAACAAGAGCGGCTGGTGGATCGTCCCGTTCTTCATTGCCCCGGCGCTTCTCGACAGGTTGTCGGGCTGGATCGACGACCCGACCACGGCGATTGTCGTCAGCGCGATCGCCTTCGGCCTGACCGTCTGGTGCTTTGTCGAGTTGCTCTTTCTGAGAGGGACGCGCGGGCCTAACCGGTTCGGGCCCGACCCGCTGGCACCCGTCGATACCCGGCCGGGCTGGGACCAGGAAAGCGAGGTGGAATTTGTGCCGCACCGTGGCGGCCCGACACCGTAATCCCGGCATCGAACCGGAACCGCGCCCGGCGCGACTCATGCCCAGAACGCGCCTTTCCCGGCAGTCCGGAGGACCAGACAATGAGTTTGAGATCATTTCTGTTCAGCTTCGAGGGCCGGATCAATCGCGCCAAATACTGGCTCGTCGCGTTGGCCTCCCTCATCATCGCAATGTTTATTATGATGAAATCGCTCTTCGTGCTCGCCGACAGCCTCCGCGAGGCCGATCCGGCGACGATCGCGACGTTTCTTCCCATATTATTCTACGCGATCGCTTATCCATTATTCGCCGTCGGCCTGTGGACATACGCCGCCACGACGATCAAGCGGCTTCACGACCGCAACAGAAGCGGCTGGTGGATTATCCCCTTCGGCGTT is drawn from Bradyrhizobium lablabi and contains these coding sequences:
- a CDS encoding DUF423 domain-containing protein is translated as MGFRLFRILIILAGVMGADGVILAAAAAHQADATRLAGASSMLLFHAPAVLAAVALVERGIIHGRIGIIAAWGFVIATALFAGDLTLRQYAGHSLFPMAAPAGGTLLIVSWLGLAVAAAWPRQR
- a CDS encoding DUF805 domain-containing protein — translated: MDNSYTSNAFLFSFQGRINRAKYWYAIFASSVACLVFMSILAFAIGGITGAGVTSVNLYFLDWLRDFPSFPFTVSFRDAAPLPAVVLFYAMGAPIFVVGMWFLAAATIKRLHDRNKSGWWIVPFFIAPALLDRLSGWIDDPTTAIVVSAIAFGLTVWCFVELLFLRGTRGPNRFGPDPLAPVDTRPGWDQESEVEFVPHRGGPTP
- the dapD gene encoding 2,3,4,5-tetrahydropyridine-2,6-dicarboxylate N-succinyltransferase, coding for MSLTALESAINTAFEARDGISTATKGEVREAVDHALELLDKGEARVAEREASGKWKVHQWLKKAVLLSFRLNDMSAISGGPGKASWWDKVPSKFEGWGENRFRDAGFRAVPGAIVRRSAFIAKNVVLMPSFVNLGAYVDESTMIDTWSTVGSCAQIGKRVHISGGVGIGGVLEPLQAEPVIVEDDCFIGARSEVAEGVIVRKGAVLAMGVFLGASTKIVDRDTGETFVGEVPEYAVVVPGNLPARPLKNGQPGPSTACAVIVKRVDERTRAKTSINELLRD
- the argB gene encoding acetylglutamate kinase; translation: MTDAPDISPLDQARILSEALPHMQQYDEETIVIKYGGHAMGAEETAKAFARDIVLLEQTAINPVVVHGGGPQIATMLKRLGIQSEFAAGLRITDAATIEIVEMVLAGSINKQLVGYINEAGGKAVGLCGKDGNMVSAVKATRTMVDPDSHIEKVVDLGFVGEPEKVDLTLLNQLIGYELIPVLAPLATSRTGQTFNVNADTFAGAVAGALKAKRLLLLTDVPGVLDKSKKLIPELSVKDARKLIADGTISGGMIPKVETCIYALEQGVEGVVIIDGKMQHAVLLELFTNQGTGTLIHK
- a CDS encoding DUF1036 domain-containing protein, with protein sequence MKSVSTALLALPAALISLFISSEPAYADLKLCNRMSYVVEVAIGIDDKAATATRGWFRIDPAACRVVAQGTLTADRILLHARALGVYGSSPIPQNGGDTLCIAPDNFVIAAARQCRSGQSPAPFTQVNPTKADDGNLVAYLAEDSEYDDDQARLAGIQRLLVIAGFDAAPIDGVDGPKTQGALAAFLKSRGMTPDIVQTPNFFSMMIDAVQSPSSTGLTWCNDTPHKIMAAVATDDGKAVTSRGWYRIDPGKCLHPDVTGPPKQIFSFAEAVDAENRTIKLKDRALSWGGARELCTRESKFETTEQGDCGTRGFAATGFAAVDLSSGGKTLRFALP
- a CDS encoding DUF805 domain-containing protein, which codes for MDYVWLLFSFKGRINRARYLLVQGALLTFWFMLFVKLSIYFSPQWQALHFDWVVAITMIWINAATTAKRLHDRNRSGWWAVAIFILNRLSYVYYGLFFGLAFGVDISTAEELLLVMLAVAMSLLQTWVIIELVFMIGTDGPNRFGPDPTRAAPNLPTDSHPEPDRVPDFLVRRASLSAR
- the yihA gene encoding ribosome biogenesis GTP-binding protein YihA/YsxC; the encoded protein is MTADLDADLIEQGRKLFAGDWQFFWAAPSIETLPAMAGIEVAFAGRSNVGKSSLINALTGRNALARTSHTPGRTQELIFFEGPENAGFRLVDMPGYGYAQAPKAKVASWTALIHQFLQGRSNLARVYVLIDARHGLKDVDLDVLNTLDKAAVSYQVVLTKADQVKASELDQTVAATAAALTKHPAAFPEILVTSSRTGAGMPQLRAAMVRLIGERS
- a CDS encoding pyrimidine 5'-nucleotidase, producing the protein MKTTRAFGHIDTWVFDLDNTLYPHHVNLWQQVDARIGEFVRGWLNVSPEEARRIQKDYYLRYGTTMRGMMTEHGVRADDYLAYVHGIDHSPLEPNPAMGAAIAKLPGRKLILTNGSTDHVDKVLARLGLATHFDAVFDIIAAELEPKPAPQTYQKFLDTHQVDPLRSAMFEDLARNLVVPHQLGMTTVLVVPDGSKEVVREDWELEGRDAAYVDHVTDDLTGFLAGLGAG
- a CDS encoding DUF805 domain-containing protein produces the protein MSLRSFLFSFEGRINRAKYWLVALASLIIAMFIMMKSLFVLADSLREADPATIATFLPILFYAIAYPLFAVGLWTYAATTIKRLHDRNRSGWWIIPFGVLPVLLPEVAGALGQSYLALFLGTVAFVLSIWSFVETFCLRGTRGPNRFGPDPLGADHSSIPAISHGLA